A genomic stretch from Achromobacter spanius includes:
- a CDS encoding OsmC family protein, with protein sequence MSIRVHQNAPDTLQFTATAEGHDLPLAMPRPQGEGPDPHDYFDTALGGCKAMTLMVYAQRKELPLKSVDVEVVRDASEERKGVYRLTAKLTLHGDLSDAQIDELLAVAEKCPIHKLMTAVDVQVSTLVVRPA encoded by the coding sequence ATGAGCATCCGCGTCCACCAGAATGCGCCCGACACGTTGCAATTCACCGCCACGGCCGAGGGCCACGACTTGCCGTTGGCGATGCCGCGGCCGCAAGGAGAAGGCCCCGATCCGCATGATTATTTCGACACCGCGCTGGGCGGATGCAAGGCGATGACGCTGATGGTCTACGCCCAGCGCAAGGAGCTGCCGCTGAAGTCGGTGGATGTGGAGGTGGTGCGCGACGCCAGCGAGGAGCGCAAGGGCGTGTATCGCCTGACGGCCAAGCTGACACTGCATGGCGACCTGTCAGACGCGCAGATTGATGAGCTTCTGGCGGTGGCCGAGAAATGCCCGATCCACAAGCTGATGACGGCGGTGGACGTGCAGGTGTCCACGTTGGTGGTACGGCCGGCTTGA
- a CDS encoding tripartite tricarboxylate transporter substrate binding protein: MKNLLRLCLALCAVLPLASCGNSPSGDAATDASYPAHPITIVVTFPPGGGTDLLARRIGASLQEQLGQPVIVENRPGASGNIGARIVAEAPPDGYTVLMVNSSFAINPGVYRNLDFSPKQDFAAVINVAFVPSVFVVPAASPLQTLGDALAVAVPGKPLPFASCGNGTPQHLAGEMLARSSGAVLQQVPYKGCGPALKDVTAGQVAMGIVTASSAAPLIAAGKLRALAVTSPARSPLMPTVPTVAEQGIAGYALDQWHGLLAPAATPRAVVDKLNAAVTKIVRRPEMQAALREQGFTPASSTPKEFQSMINADIDRYTALTASIGLRAD; this comes from the coding sequence ATGAAAAACCTGCTTCGACTTTGCCTTGCGTTGTGCGCCGTTCTTCCGCTGGCGTCCTGCGGTAATTCACCCTCGGGCGATGCGGCGACTGACGCCTCCTACCCTGCGCACCCCATCACGATCGTGGTGACGTTTCCGCCCGGCGGGGGCACGGATTTGCTGGCGCGTCGCATCGGCGCCAGCCTGCAAGAGCAACTGGGCCAGCCGGTGATCGTCGAGAACCGACCCGGCGCTAGCGGCAATATCGGCGCACGCATCGTGGCCGAGGCGCCGCCGGACGGCTACACCGTACTGATGGTGAACAGTTCATTCGCCATCAATCCCGGGGTCTATCGGAACCTGGATTTTTCGCCGAAGCAGGACTTTGCCGCCGTGATCAATGTGGCGTTCGTACCGTCCGTCTTCGTGGTGCCGGCCGCATCGCCGCTGCAAACCTTGGGCGATGCGCTGGCCGTGGCCGTGCCAGGCAAACCCTTGCCGTTCGCATCGTGCGGCAACGGCACGCCGCAACACCTGGCGGGGGAAATGCTGGCGCGATCCAGCGGCGCGGTGCTGCAGCAAGTGCCTTACAAGGGATGTGGCCCCGCGCTGAAAGACGTGACGGCCGGCCAGGTGGCGATGGGTATCGTGACGGCGTCCAGCGCGGCGCCCCTGATTGCCGCGGGCAAGCTGCGCGCGCTGGCGGTGACGTCTCCAGCGCGTTCTCCGTTGATGCCCACCGTGCCCACGGTCGCCGAGCAAGGCATTGCGGGCTACGCGTTGGACCAGTGGCATGGTTTGCTGGCGCCTGCCGCCACGCCGCGAGCGGTGGTCGACAAGCTGAACGCCGCCGTGACGAAGATCGTGCGGCGGCCCGAGATGCAAGCCGCGCTGCGTGAACAGGGTTTCACGCCCGCCAGCAGCACGCCCAAAGAGTTTCAGTCGATGATCAACGCCGACATCGACCGCTATACGGCATTGACGGCATCGATCGGCTTGCGCGCGGATTGA
- a CDS encoding transglycosylase SLT domain-containing protein, producing the protein MNLSRLLLPLMVAVLAGCAGTKAPDSKNLTTNSQGRYIARDTSRTVDLTNPPSDAWDRIRRGFAIPNLNTELSQQWTDYYASHPESVQRMAERAGKYLYFIVDEINRRGLPTELALLPFVESAYNPTALSRAQASGLWQFVPATGQHFNLKQDWWRDERRDPIASTNAALDYLEKLFEMQGDWYLALASYNWGEGSVQRAMAKNEAAGLNTDYLSLNMPSETRNYVPKLQAIKNIIADPQRYAVSLPPVGNTPYFVTVQKNSDIDVEIAAKLAEMPLDEFKALNPSFNRPVIRGDHGPTLLLPADRVEIFNANLTNYKGDLSAWKIYHSRRGESYASIAKRFGVTLAELRETNDISSRQKSASGQALLVPGDPGNGGVQLASLAAPVGALEQAPSDNKAAAPRGRAAPAPAARVASARPNVRTHKVRQGDTLFSLAKQYGTSVNALRALNNIKGSALKIGTPLRVPGTNARG; encoded by the coding sequence ATGAATCTATCCCGACTCCTTCTGCCACTCATGGTGGCAGTCCTCGCCGGTTGCGCAGGAACGAAAGCCCCCGACAGTAAAAATCTCACCACCAATTCCCAAGGGCGTTACATCGCCCGGGATACGTCCCGAACGGTTGACCTGACCAACCCGCCGAGCGACGCCTGGGACCGCATCCGCCGCGGTTTCGCCATCCCCAACCTGAACACCGAGCTCTCGCAGCAGTGGACCGACTACTACGCGTCCCACCCCGAGTCCGTTCAGCGCATGGCCGAACGCGCGGGCAAGTACCTGTACTTCATCGTCGACGAAATCAACCGCCGCGGACTGCCGACGGAGTTGGCGCTGCTGCCCTTCGTGGAAAGCGCCTACAACCCCACCGCCCTGTCGCGCGCCCAGGCTTCGGGCCTGTGGCAGTTCGTGCCGGCCACCGGCCAGCACTTCAACTTGAAGCAGGATTGGTGGCGTGACGAACGCCGCGACCCCATCGCGTCGACCAACGCCGCGCTGGACTATCTGGAAAAGCTGTTTGAGATGCAGGGCGACTGGTACCTGGCGCTGGCCTCCTACAACTGGGGCGAAGGCTCGGTGCAACGCGCCATGGCCAAGAACGAAGCGGCCGGCTTGAACACGGACTACCTGTCCTTGAACATGCCCAGCGAAACCCGCAACTACGTGCCCAAGCTGCAGGCCATCAAGAACATCATCGCCGACCCGCAACGCTACGCGGTGTCGCTGCCCCCCGTGGGCAACACGCCCTACTTCGTGACGGTGCAGAAGAACAGCGACATCGACGTTGAAATCGCCGCCAAGCTGGCCGAGATGCCGCTGGACGAATTCAAGGCGCTGAACCCGTCGTTCAACCGCCCGGTCATCCGTGGCGATCACGGCCCGACCCTGCTGCTGCCGGCCGACCGCGTCGAAATCTTCAACGCCAACCTCACGAACTACAAGGGCGACCTGAGCGCCTGGAAGATCTATCACTCGCGCCGTGGCGAATCCTACGCCTCGATCGCGAAGCGTTTTGGCGTGACCCTGGCCGAACTGCGCGAAACCAACGACATCAGCTCGCGCCAGAAGTCCGCGTCGGGCCAGGCTCTGCTGGTACCCGGCGACCCCGGCAACGGTGGCGTGCAACTGGCGTCACTGGCAGCGCCGGTGGGCGCACTGGAGCAGGCGCCATCCGACAACAAGGCTGCCGCCCCGCGCGGCCGCGCCGCACCGGCGCCCGCGGCCCGCGTTGCCAGCGCCCGCCCCAATGTGCGCACCCACAAGGTCCGCCAGGGCGACACGCTGTTCTCATTGGCCAAGCAGTACGGCACCTCGGTCAACGCCTTGCGCGCCCTGAACAACATCAAGGGCAGCGCCCTGAAGATCGGCACCCCTTTGCGTGTGCCGGGCACCAACGCCCGCGGCTGA
- the rnhA gene encoding ribonuclease HI: protein MQDNKAIDQKVEMWTDGACKGNPGPGGWGVLLRAGGHEKTLHGGELQTTNNRMELMAVIEGLRALKRTCVVTIHTDSQYVMKGMTEWLVNWKRRGWMTAEKKPVKNADLWQALDEQVQRHQVSWRWVRGHTGDEGNERADQLANLGVEVARRA, encoded by the coding sequence ATGCAGGACAACAAAGCGATCGACCAGAAAGTGGAAATGTGGACCGACGGTGCCTGCAAGGGCAACCCGGGTCCGGGCGGCTGGGGCGTATTGCTGCGCGCGGGTGGCCACGAGAAAACCCTGCATGGCGGCGAACTCCAGACCACCAACAACCGCATGGAGCTCATGGCCGTCATTGAAGGCCTGCGGGCGCTCAAGCGCACTTGCGTCGTCACTATCCACACGGACTCGCAGTACGTGATGAAGGGCATGACCGAGTGGCTGGTGAACTGGAAGCGCCGTGGCTGGATGACCGCGGAGAAGAAGCCGGTCAAGAACGCCGATCTGTGGCAGGCGCTGGACGAGCAGGTGCAGCGGCATCAGGTGTCGTGGCGTTGGGTGCGCGGCCACACGGGCGACGAGGGCAACGAGCGGGCCGACCAGTTGGCGAATCTGGGCGTGGAAGTGGCCCGGCGGGCCTGA
- a CDS encoding fimbria/pilus chaperone family protein has protein sequence MFKNSFPRIVAASLFALLFPTSQALAMGIQPETSVVLVHENTGEGTIGIKNTGDEPVLLVSIIENIQEDQDDWVTVSPPAAVLAPGKTQLVRFLLTSDKPLDTQRMKRAVFEGIPQSGEQGNKLRLTIRQDLPLIALPKGVPNDNAPWRKLQWEVRDGTLTVHNPSPYIVRMDQQVHAQPSNQALTLPKTYVLPGETLQLATTGAPLQGQSTVRLYPASVYGYQVSSFDAPIKH, from the coding sequence ATGTTCAAAAATTCCTTTCCGCGCATCGTCGCGGCATCTCTATTCGCCCTCCTGTTCCCCACCAGCCAAGCCCTTGCAATGGGCATCCAGCCTGAAACGTCGGTCGTGCTCGTGCACGAAAATACCGGCGAAGGCACCATCGGCATCAAGAATACGGGTGACGAACCCGTGCTCTTGGTGTCCATCATTGAAAACATCCAGGAAGACCAGGACGATTGGGTCACGGTGTCGCCGCCCGCCGCCGTGCTGGCCCCCGGCAAAACGCAATTGGTCCGGTTTCTGCTGACCAGCGACAAACCCCTGGACACGCAACGCATGAAGCGCGCCGTGTTCGAAGGCATTCCGCAATCTGGCGAGCAAGGCAACAAACTGCGCCTGACCATACGCCAAGACCTCCCCCTGATCGCGCTCCCCAAGGGGGTGCCGAACGATAACGCCCCCTGGCGCAAGCTTCAGTGGGAAGTTCGTGACGGCACACTGACCGTGCACAATCCCAGCCCCTACATCGTACGGATGGACCAGCAGGTCCATGCTCAGCCCTCGAATCAGGCGCTGACCCTACCCAAAACCTATGTCTTGCCCGGCGAAACGCTGCAACTCGCCACCACGGGCGCCCCGCTGCAAGGGCAGAGCACCGTGCGTCTCTACCCCGCCAGCGTTTACGGCTATCAAGTGTCGTCGTTCGACGCACCGATCAAGCACTGA
- the nadC gene encoding carboxylating nicotinate-nucleotide diphosphorylase — translation MSIKAEVPSNAFRLTVPPLPDVMLLPLVQAALLEDLGRAGDLTTDAIVPADAVAETRLVSRQEGVLAGLDLARLAFQTMDPGIRFSASLRDGADLSPGTEIARLHGNARAMLTAERVALNFLCHLSGVASATASIARAISGYGARVTCTRKTLPGLRAVQKYAVRVGGGSNHRFGLDDAVLIKDNHIALAGGVANAVQRARAGVGHMVKIELEVDTLAQLEVALSLGVDVVLLDNMSLDELRRAVDMARGRAVTEASGRITPETAAAVAATGVDQIAVGWLTHSAKVLDIGLDA, via the coding sequence ATGAGCATTAAAGCCGAAGTGCCTTCGAATGCCTTTCGCCTGACTGTCCCGCCTCTGCCGGACGTCATGCTCTTGCCGCTGGTTCAAGCTGCCTTGCTTGAAGATCTGGGCCGGGCCGGCGACTTGACCACCGATGCCATCGTGCCGGCCGACGCCGTCGCGGAAACCCGGCTGGTGTCACGCCAAGAGGGCGTGTTGGCCGGTTTGGACCTGGCTCGCCTGGCATTTCAAACCATGGATCCGGGGATCCGCTTCAGCGCATCGCTGCGCGACGGCGCTGACCTGTCACCCGGCACCGAGATTGCGCGCTTGCATGGCAATGCCAGGGCGATGTTGACCGCGGAGCGGGTGGCGCTGAACTTCCTGTGCCACCTGAGCGGAGTGGCCAGCGCCACGGCGTCAATTGCGCGAGCCATTTCCGGCTACGGCGCGCGCGTTACCTGCACCCGCAAGACCCTGCCGGGCTTGCGCGCCGTGCAAAAGTACGCGGTGCGCGTGGGCGGGGGCAGCAACCATCGCTTCGGGCTGGATGACGCCGTGCTCATCAAAGACAACCACATTGCGCTGGCCGGCGGCGTCGCCAACGCCGTGCAGCGCGCGCGGGCGGGCGTGGGCCACATGGTCAAGATCGAGCTGGAGGTGGACACGCTGGCACAACTGGAAGTGGCGCTGTCGCTAGGCGTGGACGTGGTGTTGCTGGACAACATGAGCCTGGATGAGCTGCGCCGCGCCGTCGACATGGCGCGTGGCCGGGCGGTTACCGAAGCCTCGGGCCGCATCACGCCCGAAACTGCCGCCGCCGTGGCCGCCACCGGCGTGGACCAGATTGCCGTCGGCTGGTTGACCCACAGCGCCAAGGTGCTGGACATCGGCCTGGACGCCTGA
- the gloB gene encoding hydroxyacylglutathione hydrolase — protein MQALTAPAGGREQHAAVLPLPAFTDNYIWAIVHGENAAVVDPGEAGPVLRWLEQEGLRLRAILLTHHHGDHVGGVLELSRMADLTVYGPARERLPRCDVALAEGDRVALPELDLDLRVLDVPGHTAGHIAYTGRAAGIEPVLFCGDTLFAGGCGRLFEGTPAQMHESLEKFSVLPPDTQVFCAHEYTLANLRWALAVDPANRTLLQWYQRAQQLRAEGRPTLPSTIGQERATNPFLRTQQVDVIRAAASWAGHTQPTPVEVFASLREWKNDFK, from the coding sequence ATGCAAGCCTTGACCGCCCCCGCAGGCGGCCGCGAGCAACATGCCGCGGTCTTGCCTCTACCCGCCTTCACCGACAACTACATCTGGGCCATCGTCCATGGCGAAAACGCCGCCGTGGTGGACCCCGGTGAAGCGGGCCCGGTACTGCGATGGCTTGAGCAGGAAGGCTTGAGGCTGCGCGCCATTCTACTCACGCACCATCATGGCGACCATGTGGGTGGTGTTCTCGAATTGTCACGCATGGCGGACCTTACCGTATACGGTCCGGCTCGGGAACGCCTGCCACGCTGCGATGTGGCGTTGGCCGAAGGGGACCGCGTGGCGCTGCCCGAGCTGGATCTGGATCTGCGCGTGCTGGACGTGCCGGGGCACACCGCCGGACACATTGCCTACACCGGTCGGGCGGCCGGAATAGAACCCGTTCTGTTCTGTGGCGACACGCTGTTTGCCGGGGGCTGCGGTCGGCTTTTCGAGGGAACTCCCGCGCAAATGCATGAATCCTTGGAAAAATTTTCTGTTTTACCGCCAGATACACAGGTTTTTTGCGCGCACGAGTACACTCTAGCGAACTTGCGCTGGGCATTGGCTGTGGATCCCGCCAACCGCACCCTGCTTCAGTGGTATCAGCGAGCCCAGCAATTACGTGCAGAAGGACGTCCCACGCTTCCGTCGACTATCGGCCAGGAACGCGCGACGAACCCGTTTCTGCGTACGCAGCAAGTCGACGTCATCCGTGCCGCAGCCAGCTGGGCCGGACACACTCAACCTACGCCGGTAGAGGTCTTTGCCTCCCTGCGTGAATGGAAGAACGATTTCAAGTGA
- the fabI gene encoding enoyl-ACP reductase FabI has protein sequence MGFLAGKRILVTGVLSNRSIAYGIARACHQQGAELAFTYVGDRFKDRVVEFAAEFGSKIVLPCDVAEDSQIEGAFTELAQHWDGLDGLVHSIGFAPREAIAGNFLDGLSREGFRIAHDISAYSFAAMAKAALPLMEGRNGSVLTLTYLGAERVVPNYNTMGLAKASLEASVRYLATALGPRGIRANGISAGPIKTLAASGIKDFSSILKFVESQAPLRRNVTIDDVGNVAAFMLSDLAAGVTGEITHVDAGFSTVVPGMEG, from the coding sequence ATGGGCTTTCTCGCCGGCAAGCGCATTCTCGTTACGGGAGTGCTTTCAAACCGATCCATCGCCTACGGCATTGCGCGCGCCTGTCACCAGCAAGGCGCCGAACTGGCGTTCACCTATGTGGGCGACCGCTTCAAGGATCGCGTGGTCGAATTCGCCGCAGAATTCGGCAGCAAGATCGTGCTGCCTTGCGATGTGGCCGAAGACAGCCAGATTGAAGGCGCGTTCACCGAGCTGGCCCAGCATTGGGATGGCCTGGACGGCCTGGTGCATTCCATCGGCTTCGCCCCCCGCGAGGCCATCGCCGGCAACTTCCTTGACGGCTTGTCGCGTGAAGGCTTCCGCATCGCCCACGACATTTCCGCCTACAGCTTTGCCGCCATGGCCAAGGCCGCGCTGCCGCTGATGGAAGGCCGCAACGGGTCGGTGCTGACCCTGACCTACCTGGGTGCCGAGCGTGTGGTTCCCAACTACAACACCATGGGTCTGGCCAAGGCATCGCTGGAAGCCAGCGTGCGCTACCTGGCCACGGCGCTGGGCCCGCGCGGCATTCGCGCCAACGGCATTTCGGCCGGTCCCATCAAGACGCTGGCCGCAAGCGGCATCAAGGACTTCTCGTCCATCCTGAAGTTCGTGGAATCGCAGGCGCCGCTGCGCCGCAACGTCACCATTGACGACGTGGGCAACGTAGCGGCGTTCATGCTGTCGGACCTGGCCGCCGGCGTCACCGGCGAAATCACCCACGTGGACGCCGGCTTCTCGACCGTCGTCCCGGGCATGGAAGGCTGA
- a CDS encoding NUDIX hydrolase has protein sequence MRWLTSLPTPSRPLSLTESVERSVHTELVAVLVAVTNGEPRVLTTDDARALPAGPFELSHRSLQAGLRAWVETQTHHPLGYVEQLYTFADGDRSDESGARVMSVSYLGLTREAGETGVAQVGWQDWYRYFPWEDRRAGAPALVEDLIVPWLAQWCEASADPAVRTRRRQRAAITFGLDGAAWNEDMVLQRYELLFEAGAVPEAVRRGGGKAVLPGEPMRHDHRRILATGIARLRAKIKYRPVVFELMPAQFTLLQLQLAVEALAGRALHKQNFRRLIEQQALVEETGEMATGTAGRPAKLFRFRRDVLLERAIAGSKLPLSRTL, from the coding sequence ATGCGCTGGCTCACCTCTTTGCCTACCCCTTCGCGACCTCTATCCTTGACCGAATCCGTCGAACGCTCTGTCCATACCGAACTCGTCGCCGTGCTGGTGGCCGTGACCAACGGCGAACCGCGCGTGTTGACCACGGATGACGCGCGCGCCTTGCCGGCTGGGCCGTTCGAATTGTCGCATCGTTCGTTGCAAGCCGGCCTGCGCGCCTGGGTGGAGACGCAGACGCATCATCCCTTGGGCTATGTGGAACAGCTCTACACCTTTGCCGACGGCGACCGTTCCGACGAATCCGGCGCGCGCGTCATGTCGGTCAGCTACCTGGGCCTGACGCGCGAAGCCGGCGAAACCGGCGTGGCGCAGGTCGGCTGGCAAGACTGGTACCGCTATTTCCCGTGGGAAGACCGGCGTGCCGGCGCGCCCGCGCTGGTCGAGGATTTGATCGTGCCGTGGTTGGCGCAATGGTGCGAGGCCAGCGCCGACCCGGCCGTGCGCACACGCCGCCGGCAGCGTGCCGCCATCACGTTCGGTCTGGACGGCGCGGCATGGAATGAAGATATGGTGTTGCAGCGCTACGAGCTTCTGTTCGAGGCGGGGGCCGTGCCCGAGGCCGTGCGGCGCGGGGGCGGCAAGGCCGTGTTGCCCGGTGAGCCGATGCGCCACGATCACCGCCGCATTCTGGCCACCGGCATTGCGCGCTTGCGTGCCAAGATCAAGTACCGCCCCGTGGTGTTTGAATTGATGCCGGCCCAGTTCACCTTGCTACAACTGCAGTTGGCCGTCGAGGCCTTGGCGGGAAGGGCATTGCACAAGCAGAATTTCCGTCGCCTGATCGAGCAACAGGCACTGGTAGAAGAAACGGGCGAGATGGCGACGGGTACGGCGGGCCGGCCAGCCAAGCTGTTCCGTTTCCGGCGCGACGTGCTGCTGGAACGCGCCATTGCCGGCAGCAAATTGCCTTTGTCCCGGACCTTGTGA
- a CDS encoding efflux RND transporter periplasmic adaptor subunit: MKKAVLLAAVAAGLAAGAALGVFVPRWLAPGATPSAQNAAQPVAAPAAPVRVEVAAVKEIPFARGLSAVGSLRSDESVVLRPEVAGRIQAIEFKEGQPVTRGQVLIRLDDSVPRAELAQARANLTLAQSHYRRAVELQGKGFVSQQARDESASTLKVQEAAVALAQARLDKMTILAPFAGIVGLRSVSVGDYVNQGQDLAPLEAIDPLKVDFRVPEMYLSKVRVGQQLTLRLDALPGQERQGQVYAVSPLVDAGGRSILLRATVNNNDAVLRPGMFARVQLMFNQDKALVAPEAALSPSGETQYVYRVKDGKAEKREVTIGERREGRVEILTGVAVGDQLVVAGIQRVTDGAAVNVVGGGS; this comes from the coding sequence ATGAAAAAAGCTGTACTGCTGGCCGCTGTTGCGGCCGGGTTGGCCGCGGGGGCCGCATTGGGCGTTTTTGTGCCGCGATGGCTGGCGCCCGGCGCAACCCCGTCCGCTCAGAACGCCGCCCAGCCGGTTGCCGCGCCTGCCGCACCCGTTCGGGTCGAGGTTGCCGCCGTCAAGGAAATTCCATTCGCGCGCGGCCTGTCCGCCGTGGGAAGCTTGCGATCGGATGAATCCGTCGTGTTGCGGCCGGAAGTGGCGGGGCGGATCCAAGCCATTGAATTCAAGGAAGGCCAGCCGGTGACCCGGGGCCAGGTGCTGATCCGGCTGGACGATTCCGTGCCGCGCGCCGAATTGGCGCAGGCGCGCGCCAACTTGACGCTGGCGCAAAGTCATTACCGGCGTGCCGTGGAGTTGCAGGGCAAGGGTTTCGTCAGTCAGCAGGCGCGCGACGAGTCCGCCAGCACACTGAAAGTGCAGGAGGCGGCCGTGGCGTTGGCGCAGGCGCGCCTGGACAAGATGACGATTTTGGCGCCGTTTGCCGGCATCGTGGGCTTGCGCAGCGTGTCCGTGGGCGACTACGTCAACCAGGGGCAGGACCTGGCGCCGCTGGAAGCGATCGACCCCTTGAAAGTGGACTTTCGCGTGCCCGAAATGTACTTGAGCAAGGTGCGCGTGGGCCAGCAACTGACGCTGCGCCTGGACGCGTTGCCGGGGCAAGAGCGCCAAGGCCAGGTCTATGCTGTCAGCCCGTTGGTTGACGCGGGCGGCCGGTCCATCCTGCTGCGCGCCACGGTTAACAACAATGACGCGGTGCTGCGCCCGGGCATGTTCGCGCGCGTGCAGTTGATGTTCAATCAGGACAAGGCGCTGGTGGCGCCGGAAGCCGCATTGTCGCCGTCGGGTGAAACGCAGTACGTTTACCGGGTCAAGGACGGCAAGGCTGAAAAGCGCGAAGTCACCATCGGCGAGCGCCGCGAAGGCCGCGTGGAAATCCTGACTGGCGTGGCGGTGGGCGACCAGCTTGTGGTGGCGGGCATACAGCGCGTGACGGACGGCGCCGCCGTCAACGTCGTCGGCGGCGGCTCGTGA
- a CDS encoding tellurite resistance TerB family protein, with amino-acid sequence MSARQLLDQLLQSGQGLLSDATNRVQGATGGSAGGKGSFLTGLGGGALGAGALGLLMGSKKARKIGGKVAMYGGMAALGALAYRAYGDWQRNQAGGAQAAPPQTLDRLPAPEAEQHSNAVLTAMIGAAKADGHIGPEERGLLETELAKLSSDAQDRQWLETELSRPLDPAAVAQSAKTPEMAAEMYLASLLVVDEESYMERAYLDELARQLRLEPGLKEKLEQHAKSAVA; translated from the coding sequence ATGAGCGCCAGACAACTTCTTGATCAATTGCTGCAATCGGGCCAAGGCCTGCTATCGGACGCCACCAACCGCGTGCAAGGCGCGACGGGCGGCTCGGCAGGCGGCAAGGGTTCGTTCCTGACCGGCCTGGGTGGGGGTGCGCTGGGTGCAGGCGCGCTGGGCTTGTTGATGGGCAGCAAGAAGGCACGCAAGATCGGCGGCAAAGTCGCCATGTATGGCGGCATGGCGGCGCTGGGCGCGCTGGCCTATCGCGCTTATGGCGACTGGCAGCGCAACCAGGCCGGTGGCGCACAAGCCGCGCCGCCCCAAACCCTGGACCGCCTGCCCGCGCCCGAGGCCGAGCAACACAGCAACGCCGTGCTGACCGCCATGATCGGCGCGGCCAAGGCCGACGGCCACATCGGCCCCGAAGAACGCGGCCTGCTCGAAACCGAATTGGCCAAGCTGTCATCCGATGCCCAAGACCGCCAGTGGCTGGAAACGGAATTGTCGCGACCGCTGGACCCGGCTGCCGTGGCCCAGTCCGCCAAGACGCCGGAAATGGCCGCGGAAATGTACTTGGCCAGCCTGCTCGTCGTGGACGAGGAAAGCTATATGGAACGCGCCTACCTGGACGAATTGGCGCGTCAGCTCCGGCTGGAGCCCGGCTTGAAGGAAAAGCTGGAACAGCATGCCAAGAGCGCGGTCGCCTGA
- a CDS encoding class I SAM-dependent methyltransferase produces the protein MAEETPPIVELAEWFQTPPGQYALAWERAQFDAAVADVFGYYAWQVGLADMNLLRANRMPFKGYVGTETPSAESVADWQSRVVLAEPEALPFESQSVDLLILPHAFECTQDPHNVLREVERVLVPEGRVVISGFNPWSMWGARTRMPGMEPWLPQPPSSQVSLPRLKDWFKLLSLEVEESQFGCYAPACRSEKWLQRWGFLESAGARWWSVGGAVYMVSAVKRVAGMRIIGAPWKTKPKRARAASVVVNRHADDGVDPS, from the coding sequence GTGGCAGAAGAAACTCCGCCGATTGTAGAACTGGCCGAATGGTTCCAGACGCCACCGGGGCAGTACGCCCTGGCCTGGGAACGGGCCCAGTTCGACGCGGCTGTCGCGGATGTGTTTGGCTATTATGCCTGGCAGGTCGGCCTGGCCGACATGAATCTGCTGCGTGCCAACCGCATGCCTTTCAAGGGCTACGTGGGAACGGAAACCCCCTCGGCGGAAAGCGTTGCTGACTGGCAGTCGCGGGTGGTGCTGGCCGAACCCGAGGCCCTGCCATTCGAATCGCAAAGCGTGGACCTGCTGATTCTGCCGCATGCCTTTGAATGCACGCAGGACCCGCACAACGTCCTGCGCGAGGTCGAGCGCGTGCTGGTGCCGGAGGGGAGGGTCGTGATTTCCGGCTTCAACCCCTGGAGCATGTGGGGCGCGCGCACGCGCATGCCCGGCATGGAGCCCTGGCTGCCGCAACCTCCCTCGTCGCAAGTGTCGCTGCCGCGCCTGAAAGACTGGTTCAAGCTGCTGTCTCTTGAGGTCGAGGAAAGCCAGTTCGGCTGCTATGCGCCGGCCTGCCGCAGCGAAAAATGGCTGCAGCGCTGGGGCTTCCTGGAGTCGGCCGGCGCCCGCTGGTGGAGCGTGGGCGGGGCGGTATATATGGTGTCGGCCGTCAAGCGCGTGGCCGGCATGCGTATCATCGGGGCGCCCTGGAAGACCAAGCCCAAGCGCGCGCGCGCCGCCTCCGTGGTGGTCAACCGCCACGCGGACGACGGTGTCGACCCCTCTTGA